The sequence CCTTAGGCGGAACACACCACCAAGGGCAATTATTCCCATGAGAGCCTGGACAAAAAACACCCAGTGCCAGGAGAGCCAAGCCATAATCAATCCGCCGAACACGGGAGCCAGCATGGGGGCCAGAGCCATGATCACGGCCATATAGGCAAGTATGTGCTGCCGCTGCGGCCCTTCATACAAATCCTTGGTAATGGCCATGGCGATTACCACCCCGGATGAGGCACCAAGCCCCTGCAGCACCCTGAGCAAAATAAGATGATAAATATCGTCCACAAATCCGCTCACAAAACTTGCAGCAATATACAATATGATGCCACACATAAGCGGGGGCCTTCGACCGTATTTATCAGACAGGGGACCATACAGCAGCATACTGACACAGAATCCAATGAAAAATCCGCTCAGTGTAAGATTGACCACGGACTTAGGTTGCTGCCAAGTTTTTTGAAGCAAAGGCAATGCCGGAAGATACATATCCGTTGATAACGGAGGGAAAGCAGCCAGTAGAGCCAGAAGGCACAGCATTTTTAGGGTATTAACCTTCATTAATCTCTATCAGGATGCATCGGATAGATGCCGCAAAGTGATTTTAAAATCTTCGGGCATGGGAGCTTCAAAAGCCAAACGCACACCTGAATAGGGATGACGAAAGGACAAAGCCCAGGAATGAAGCATCTGACGCGACGCCATGGGGTCTTTTTTTCGGAATCGTCGATCTTGATAAATGCAGTCGCCGATCAGGGGCATACCCTGGTCATAAAAATGAACCCGAATCTGGTGGGTTCTACCGGTATAAAGCCGGACTTTCATAAGACACCCTGAACAAAAACGTTTTATGACACTGAACCGGGTTTTTGCATATCTACCGTTCTCATCCAGGACGCCCATGCGTTTACGATGATGGGGATGCCTGCCAATGGGCCGCTCAATAACCCCGGCATCCGGAATATTTTGCCCCCGGGCCAGAGCCAGATAATTCTTCTTGACCCGCCTTTGCTTAAATTCTTTTTGGAGAAATTGAAGTGACTTCATGGTTTTGGCAATTACCATCAGCCCGGAGGTGTCTTTGTCCAAGCGATGTACGATACCTGGACGCTCTCTATCCCAGCCTTGCTCACTAAAAGCAGGATGGTGGGCCATCAAGGCATTGACCAGAGTTCCGGAATTATTCCCAGCGCCGGGATGCACTACAAGCCCAGCAGGCTTATCAATCATCAGGATATAGTCATCCTCGTAAAGGATATTCAAAGAGATAGATTCCGGGAGCAGTGGTTTTCCATCCAATGGATCTGATAAGGGGACATCTCCTTCAATCAAATCTTTGGGTTTAACCTTATAACCAGGGCGTTTACAGACGTGGTTCACCAAAATCAAACCCTGGGAGATTAGCTTTGAAACCCTGGAACGGGATAGTTGGGAGTAAAAAGCAACAACAGCCTGGTCGAGCCTTAGACCAGTCTGGTCAGGGGTAATTTCTATCTTTATGCGCATAAAAATACAAAACCGGCAGGTGTTACACCCTGCCGGCATGTTTGTGTTATCAAATATTAAGGCATTTAGTTGAACAGATTTTCAATCTCTTGTATCATATGCTCTTCATCAACATCTTTGGCCATGGAAAGTTCCTGAACTAGAAGATTCTGGGCAGTATCAAGAAGTTTTCTTTCGCCGAAACTAAGATCCTTTTCAAGCTTAAGCTGAAAAAGATCCCTGAATACCTCGGCCACATCATAGATAGAACCAGTTTTGATCTTATCCATGTATTCCCTGTAACGACGGTTCCAAGTCTGGTTGTCACTGGCTTGAGCCTTTTTCTGCATAACCTCGTAGACCTGGGCCACTTCCTTTTCAGGAATTACTTCCCGCAATCCTACGGATTCAACATTAGATGTAGGGATCATGATTGTCATACCATTTTCCACAATTTTCATCATGTAAAAATTCATGGTATCTCCATTGATCTCCTGGCTTTCGATGGATTCAATACAGCCGACACCGTGGGCAGGATAGACTGCCATGTCGCCCTTTGAAAACGCTGTTTTGGTTGACTTGCTATTTTCTTTAGCCTTGGTTGTCCCAGATTGTTTTGCCATTTATGCCTACCTTATTATTTTAAAGATACACGTTATCCATTCTCAGGCAGAGAACCACATCTAAACAATATTGTCAACATTATTAATCAGTAATTTTAAATTCAAGAAGACAAGAATCCCGGCACGAAAAATGATTATCGTTTATTTAAGAACAACAGACAATAATTTGAAATAAAATAATACTGAGAAAAAAAATTCAAAATAACGAATAGTTAAGTGACAGATAGATAAAAAACGCATCCTTACTTCAACTATTGAATTTTTGCGTACAAAGACTCGAACGGTATATAACTCGAAAAAAGAAAAACACACATCCCGGAACTGGAACTAAAGAAATATCTGAACAAAAAGAAAGTGTGCTATCGAGAGGAATTAACAAGATTCATTGCTTTAACCACCCCTTTTTCAAGAATAGATAAACAGGCGCCACAGGCATCATCAATAACCTGATCCAGACAAGCCTGTTCCTCCGGGGTGTATTTCCCCAGGACAAATCCGGTCACAGACCGGTCACTTCCGGGTCTGCCAATACCCACCCGAACCCGGATACATGCCTTTTGCCCAAAGGCATCGATAATCGAACGGATGCCGTTATGGCCACCATGCCCCCTACCCTGGACAATCTTTATCTTTCCAAAGGCAAGGTCCATATCGTCATGAACCACAATGATTTCCGATATATCGATTTTAAAATAGGCTGCCAGTCTCTGAATGGGAATACCACTTTTGTTCATATACGAAAGGGGCTTTACCAGAATTGTATCCTGAAGCCCCACACGCGCATTGGTATAGGCAGCATTAAATTTTTCTTTGTTCACACGGCACCCGGCTCGATTCGCCAAGGCATCAACAACATCAAAGCCAATATTATGACGGGTCTGGGAATACTGATCTCCAGGATTTCCCAAACCCGCTAATAATCGTTTCGAGCCAACCATGACCTATATGAACAACCTAAAGTTAGAAAGCATCTTAAGACAAAACAGCAACACAAAGGCCGTTATATCTATTCAGCGGCTTCTTCAGCTTCTTCGGCGACTTCAGCAACTTCACCAATTTCAGCATCCTCTTCGACTTCCTCTTCATCTGAACTCGTATCAGGCGGAACAATGGTGACTACGGTAAAATTGGTATCAAAAGGAATTTCAACTTCAGGCCCCAGATCAATGTCTTCCACATGAATACCATCCCCGATTTCCAGGGCTGAGATATCAAGTTTAACACTGTCAGGCGTATATTTAGGTTTACAAACCACTTCAAGTTCACGACGGATAATCTGGAGCATTCCGCCTTCTTTAACACCGGCGCTGACACCTTCAGTTTCAACCGGAACAACAACGGACACTGTTGCGTCCATATCAATTTCATGAAAATCAATGTGCTGGTAGCGCAGACCAAAAGGATCCATCTGGAGATCCTTCAGCATTACACTTTTTCCAGCCCCTTCAATGTCTAAATCAAAGAAAAGACCTGTAGTGCCGTTTTCCCGGATTACCTTGTCAAAGGCGATGACATCAACCGACACCATTACAGGCTCCTTTTTTGCGCCATAAACAATGCCGGGGATAGCGTTGGCAGCCCGTAATCTTCTGGCAGCCCCCTTACCGGTGCGTTCTCTTTTTGCAACACTTAATTCTATAAGTTCCATGCTTAAACCTTTCGTACCTGTCCTTTAATACAAAAGGCAGGCTGATCAAATATATATCTTTTATACAAATAAAGAATTTACAGAATCTCCCCTGTAGCTGCGCATAATGGCCTCTCCGACAAGTTTTGCAATGGAAAGAGTCTTTATCTTGCCACAGGAACGGGCCTCTTCCGACAAGGGGACGGTATCCGTTGCAACAAGGGAGCTCAAAGATGATTGTGTTATTCTGTCAATGGCAGGACCTGATAATACAGGATGTGTACAATAGGCATGTACTTCCTTGGCACCCTTTTCCCTGATAACGCTGGCAGCTTCGGTCAGGGTACCTGCCGTGTCCACCATATCGTCAATAACCAAAGCGACCTTGTCCTTCACATCTCCGATAATAGCCATGGCCTTGGCCTGATTGGGAGCACTACGGCGTTTATCAACGATAGCAAGGCCAGCATCCAAACGCTTAGCATAAGCTCTAGCCCGCTCCACTCCGCCCGCATCCGGAGAGACGACAACAACCTCGTCACTGAAACGGGTTTTTATATCATCAATTATAATGGGGGCGGCATAAAGGTTATCTACTGGCACATTAAAAAAGCCTTGGATCTGTCCAGC is a genomic window of uncultured Desulfobacter sp. containing:
- a CDS encoding RluA family pseudouridine synthase, whose amino-acid sequence is MRIKIEITPDQTGLRLDQAVVAFYSQLSRSRVSKLISQGLILVNHVCKRPGYKVKPKDLIEGDVPLSDPLDGKPLLPESISLNILYEDDYILMIDKPAGLVVHPGAGNNSGTLVNALMAHHPAFSEQGWDRERPGIVHRLDKDTSGLMVIAKTMKSLQFLQKEFKQRRVKKNYLALARGQNIPDAGVIERPIGRHPHHRKRMGVLDENGRYAKTRFSVIKRFCSGCLMKVRLYTGRTHQIRVHFYDQGMPLIGDCIYQDRRFRKKDPMASRQMLHSWALSFRHPYSGVRLAFEAPMPEDFKITLRHLSDAS
- a CDS encoding CarD family transcriptional regulator; this encodes MAKQSGTTKAKENSKSTKTAFSKGDMAVYPAHGVGCIESIESQEINGDTMNFYMMKIVENGMTIMIPTSNVESVGLREVIPEKEVAQVYEVMQKKAQASDNQTWNRRYREYMDKIKTGSIYDVAEVFRDLFQLKLEKDLSFGERKLLDTAQNLLVQELSMAKDVDEEHMIQEIENLFN
- the pth gene encoding aminoacyl-tRNA hydrolase, which encodes MVGSKRLLAGLGNPGDQYSQTRHNIGFDVVDALANRAGCRVNKEKFNAAYTNARVGLQDTILVKPLSYMNKSGIPIQRLAAYFKIDISEIIVVHDDMDLAFGKIKIVQGRGHGGHNGIRSIIDAFGQKACIRVRVGIGRPGSDRSVTGFVLGKYTPEEQACLDQVIDDACGACLSILEKGVVKAMNLVNSSR
- a CDS encoding 50S ribosomal protein L25/general stress protein Ctc yields the protein MELIELSVAKRERTGKGAARRLRAANAIPGIVYGAKKEPVMVSVDVIAFDKVIRENGTTGLFFDLDIEGAGKSVMLKDLQMDPFGLRYQHIDFHEIDMDATVSVVVPVETEGVSAGVKEGGMLQIIRRELEVVCKPKYTPDSVKLDISALEIGDGIHVEDIDLGPEVEIPFDTNFTVVTIVPPDTSSDEEEVEEDAEIGEVAEVAEEAEEAAE
- a CDS encoding ribose-phosphate pyrophosphokinase, coding for MNGLSIFAGNSNAPLAERISEYLAKPLGRLKVNRFSDGETQVEIHENVRRREVYVIQSTCKPVNDNLVELLLLVDAFRRSSAARVTAVIPYFGYSRQDKKVAPRVPISAKVVAELLERTGVDRVITMDLHAGQIQGFFNVPVDNLYAAPIIIDDIKTRFSDEVVVVSPDAGGVERARAYAKRLDAGLAIVDKRRSAPNQAKAMAIIGDVKDKVALVIDDMVDTAGTLTEAASVIREKGAKEVHAYCTHPVLSGPAIDRITQSSLSSLVATDTVPLSEEARSCGKIKTLSIAKLVGEAIMRSYRGDSVNSLFV